DNA sequence from the Actinomycetota bacterium genome:
CCTTGCCGCAGAACGGCATCGACGACTCGCCCATGTGGCGTCCTGGGAGAAGAGCCGCCCAATAGAGATAGCTAAACGCCTTCTTGCCATACCAGTTCGCCCTGGTGTCTTTGAGTAGCGACATCGGACCCCACGCGTATGGGAATTTGCCGTGTTGCGGCTCGACTTTGTAGTTGAAGTCGATTAGTACGGAGCTTCCAGCCCCGGTAACTATAAATCAGGTCGCATGGCCGTCGAACATCGGCATCGCCTCACCCCCGCAAATCTCGCTGAGGATGTTGTAAAGGACGACTTCCACCTCGTAGTGGACGACCGAGCCCGCTTTCGAAGTCGGGACGTTGGTGGCGTCACCTAAAACATAGACGTTGTCGTGCTTCTTCGCTTTCAGGGTGTGGTGGTCGGTCGGGACATAACCCATGCCGTCGTCGATACCGGAGTCGCTGATGGCTTTGTCTCCGATTGTAGTTGGAATCGAGACGAGCAGGTCATAATTGATGCGCTCGCTCGCCTGCAAGTTCTCTATCCACTTCTCGTCGCCGTTCGCCAAGCCGAGGCCGAAGTTAGCCGTGATATTGATATTCTTCTCCTCGGCTATCTTTGTCAGTACCTTGGTCGCTTTAGGCTTGGTAAACGCGCCCGGGCCCGGCGTTACAAAATGGATGTCGACTTTGTCGCGCATCTTTCTAGTCTTAAAATACCAGTCGGCCAGGAACGCGAACTCAAGAGGCGCCACCGGGCACTTGATGGGGAGAGACGAGATGTCGACAACGAGCTTGCCGCCTTGGAACTCCTTGAGCGCTCTGCCAAGCTGTATCGAGCTATCTAAGTCATAGAAGGTAAAGACGTCGTTGCCCATCGCTTCGGCGAGGCCGTCATCTTGAGTCGGATCCGGGCTGCAACCCGTGCTGATGACCATAAAATCATATTCGAAGTTTGTGCCGCTCTTCGTAGAGACCTTTTTGTTCTCGGTATCAATATTAGTAATCTCATCCATTACGAAATTGATACCGGGTTTGATGTACTTGTTTCTCGGCTTAACGATCTTTTTCGGGTCGTCGAGGCCGAACGGGATCAACAGCATGCTCGGCTGATAGATGTGCCGGTTATCTCTGTCGATAACGGTGATGTTCCAATTCTCCGTTGAGAGTTCATGTCTGAGTTTGTTGGCGATCATCGTTCCGCCGTTGCCGCCTCCAAGAATCAGAATGTTTTTTGCCATCTTACATCTCCTTCTGCTTAATAAAGGGCATATGAGACCCGCGTCTCACTTACGCTACCGCTCCTTAAAAGACCGAACTATGCGATTTGTCTAGCAAGCACAGGCTAATAAGGTTCTTTCCGCGGAAAACCCCGCCACCTCCGTTCGCTTAGTTTGAAACCTAAACCGGCTAGGCGCCCGAGGACAAAAGTCATCACACGCCGACATCGAATACCTGAGCAAGTCCGCCGTATTTATTAATTACCCCATTTGCATCCATCAAATTCCAATACAATATTTATGTTAAAGAAGCGATCATTTCCTAAGTTTCGGATTTGACGTAATGCCGATTTAGATAACGATCGATTCGAATGTCGTGTCGTCCGTGCTTGATACAAAATCGAGCCGTGCTCGTTGAAGCGACGGTACCGACGTTGCCGCGAAAACCGGTTTAACATATTCGTGTAAAGCGGGCATGCGCACAACTTCTATTATAGCATAGAGCGTAATATGCGCTCTATGCTATAGTGCGCTCATGCGTTGCGAAAACATTAAGTGTAAAGTGCGCTGACCGTTGCAGCAACTCAAAATCAAGAATGAAGCCGTAGCGAAATCGAGTATTTAACAGTTTGTAACAATTGCAACACGATGTTAGCAGTTAGCTCAATCTTTGTCAAGGCTGGATTGCAGGTAAAGTGTTGTGAAACCCGGTTTGACGGCTTTTCAATGAGCGAAACCCGAGGGGCGATTATCAGCGCCAAGTATGTCGGCTCGACGGCAAAGAGCTTAAGCGCGGCGGTTGAAATTATCGCCGAATTTTGTTATTAACCATAGAGAGAGTTCTTTATATGATGATAAGATATAAGCGGAGTGTCGTTCTCAGGCTCGATTTCAAGGATACCCGTTCAAAAGGAGGGATATTTAGTATGCAAGCAGATGAAGTTTTAAATGCTCAAGGTGACGTTTGCCCAATGCCGATTTTGAAAACAAAAAAGGCTATGGATAAACTATCTACAGGCCAGGTGCTGCTTTTGCAGAGCACCGACCCCGGTTCACATCAGGATTTGGTCTCATGGTGCGAGCGCACAGGAAACAAGCTTGTCAAGCATGAAGAAAAAGACGGTGTTTATAGCTATTGGGTCGAGAAGAAATAGCCTATAGCGCGCGAGCGCCGGTCCCGCCGGCAAATTCAGCGCAACCGTCCGCGCATCGGGTGGGCTCCGAAGCCTAGGCGCGGCCTTCGAATTGGAAGTATGCCTTCCAGGGTTCGACCAGGTCTAGGCTTCGGAGCCTAGACCCAACTCGGTTGAATCCCCGTCGTAGATGATAATCCTCGACGGGGATTATCATCTACGTGCGCGGCGGGGAATCAGCTTTAAGTCTGCTATGTGAACCGGGATGAGTTTCGCGCTTAAACGAGGAAAATTTGTTTGATAGGCTCTTGACAAAGAAAAGGGTAATTGCTATCATCCATGTAACAATTGGTACATGAGTCGCGTGACCATTGGAATTTCTTTCCCGAATTTCTTTTTTTGTATTAATCGAATGATTAAGAATGACCGCGGGCCACTATTGTTTTGGCTACAGTTGTTTATATGCTTACAGTCCTCGATGCACTCACAACCGAAGACACTCGACGGTAATTTAGCTCGATGAGGCAATCCAAGCTCAATGAGCTTAACATACGCAAAGTGGATTGCATAATTGCATTAGCTTGTCTATATTGGCACGAAAGGGGGTCTGTTAACAGGCCGAGAAGCGGTTATGGAGGCATTCTCCATGTACAACGGCTAGCGCTTATGATAGCGCACTGTAAGGCTAGATTTAAACTCATAACATTGTAGGGAGGTAATGTATGCCCAGTTTCGTAATCAAAGAAAAATGTGACGGCTGCAAGGGGCAAGATAAAACAGCGTGCATGTATATTTGCCCGCACGACCTTATGACACTCGACAAAGACGGGTCGGAAACCGGTACTGAGATGAAGGCTTATAACCAAGAGCCGGAGCAGTGCTGGGAGTGCTATAACTGCGTTAAGATTTGTCCGCAGCAAGCAATCGAGGTTAGGGCCTATGCTGACTTTGCCCCGTTGGGTGCGAGCGTTATCCCGATGAGGGGTACCGACTCCATCATGTGGACGGTAAAGTTCAGAAACGGCGTTCTCAAGAGGTTCAAATTCCCTATCAGGTTGGTTCCGGAAGGTTCCGTAGACCCGTATGCGGGGACACCGGAGCCTAATTTTGATGATATCAAAAAACCAGGGTTCTTTAACTATCCACTATAAGGGAGGAGGGATAACATGGAGAAAGAAGTAAATAATTTTCAATTTGTAGAGAAACCGGAAGTCGTGGAAATAGAGACCGATCTTCTATTTATCGGCGGCGGTATGGCCGGCGCGGGCGCCGCTTTCGAGGCATGTCGCTGGGCAAACGCAAAAGGTCTGAAAGTCGTTATGCTCGACAAGGCGGCCGTTGACAGAAGCGGTGCCGTCGCGCAGGGTCTCTCGGCCATCAACACCTACATCGGCGAGAACGATGTTCAGGATTATGTCCGCTACGTAAGGGCCGACCTGATGGGTATCACCAGGGAGGACTTGGTTTGGGACCTCGGCAGGGTCATCGACAACTCCGTACATCTCTTCGAAGAATGGGGTCTCCCGATTTGGAAGAGAGCCGACGACGGCTCGTCGATGGACGGTTTCCAGGCTCGCGATGCCGGCAAAGCTCTGTTGAAAGACGGCGGCGCGCCGGTTCGTTCCGGTAAGTGGCAAATCATGATCAACGGTGAGTCCTACAAGGCCATCGTCGGTGAGGTTGCCAAATTAGCTCTCGAGTCCAACAGGCAAGCAACCGGTATGGACCAGAACCTCTATGAGAGGGTCTTCACCACCAGGCTCCTTCTCGACGCCAACGTCCCGAACCGTGTCGCCGGCGCAATCGGCTTCAGCGTACGGGAGAACAAGGTCTATGTCGTTAAGGCAAACGCTACTCTTAACGGAGCGGGCGGCGCTGTAAACATCTTTAGGCCGAGGTCGGTCGGCGAGGGCATGGGCCGCGCATGGTTCCCGGTATGGAACTCGGGCTCCGGTTACGCTATGGGTATCCAGGCCGGCGCCGAGCTTACCCTCATGGAGAACCGCTTCGTCCCGATGCGGTTTAAAGACGGTTATGGCCCGGTCGGCGCATGGTTCCTCTTCTTCAAAGCCACCGCGACAAACGCGCTCGGCGAGGATTACTGCGTGAAATATGCGGATCACCTCAAAGAGATGTATGCACCGTACGATAGCCCGATGACCACCAACCTCAGAAACCATGCCGCTATGCTGGACATGAAGGCCGGTAACGGTCCGATCTGGATGCACACCGACAAAGCGCTCCAAGAGATGGCTAAGACGATGGATGCCAAGAAGCTCAAGCACCTCGAAGCAGAGGCGTGGGAAGACTTCCTTGACATGACCATTCCGCAAGCTGGTCTCTGGGCGGCAAACAACATCGAGCCGGACAAAGTACCGTCCGAGCTAATGCCGTCCGAGCCGTATCTCCTCGGCTCGCACGCCGGTTGCGCCGGTTTCTGGTGCAGCGGTCCCGGCGATATCCCGGGCGCACCCGCCGATTGGTCATGGGGCTACAACAGGATGTCGACGGTCGACGGTCTCTTTATGGCGGGCGACGTCGTTGGCGCGTCGGGTCACAAGTTCTCCTCAGGCTCACACGCCGAGGGCCGTATCGCCGCTAAGTCGATGGTATCATGGTGCCTCGATCACGCCGACTACAAACCGGCGGTCAAGGAGAGCATAGATGACCTCGTAGCCGAGATTTATCTGCCGATGGAGATCTACGGTAAGTACAAACAATACACGACATCACCGGATAACGTCGATGTAAACCCGAACTACATCAAACCGAGGATGTTACAGTTCAGGCTCATGAAAATCATGGACGAGTATGTGGGTGGCGTTTCAACCTGGTATGTGACGAGCAAGACGATGCTCGATGAAGGCCTCGCAAGGCTCGCGCTCCTCAAAGAGGACTCCGCGAGGATGGCCGCAAAAGACCTCCACGAACTTCTGCGCTGCTGGGAGAATTATCACCGGATTTGGGCCGCGGAAGCTCACGCGCGCCACATCCTGTTCAGGGAAGAGACAAGGTACCCGGGTTACTACTATAGGGGCGACTTCCCGAAGATCAACGATACGGATTGGAAATGCTTCAACAACTCGAAGTTCGACCCGAACACAGGCGACTGGGTCAACTTCAAGAAAGATTACGTCAAGTTGGTTGACTAGTAGAAGAAACTCATCTCCAGGCGCCCTTGCGGCGCCTGGAGAGTTTTTGTGTTTTGCGATTCAAAATTTATCAGTTGAACCGGAGTTATTCCTTAAGCTTAAAATTTTGATGGCCGCGTTTTTAGTGTATAATTTGCATAACCAAGGGCCGGCCCGGCATGGAAGCGGGAGCCGCAACACTCTCTTAAATTCCTCGAAGGTTTTGGCCCGGCGGTGAAGCCGGGGCAAGCTTCACATAGATTGTGTATTGTGACGATTAGATACTGGTTGTTGTGATACTTACCTTGAGAAAAATCACAACCGGGAGGAACACAAATGTCAGAAGAGAAAAATTTAGGAAGCATTCTAGTTGTTGGAGGGGGAATAAGCGGCCTGACGACCGCCATCGAAGCCGCCGAGGTAGGATACGACGTATACCTGGTTGAAAAGAACCCATATTTGGGCGGCAGGGTCGCTCAGCTCAACAAGTATTTCCCAAAACTATGTCCGCCGGCGTGCGGCCTTGAGATCAACTTCCAAAGAATCAGGAAGAACCCCAAAGTGAAATATTTGACGATGGCCGAGGTGGAGAGCATCTCCGGTCAGCCAGGCGATTACGATGTGACCGTCAAGGTCAAAGCGCGCAAGGTGAACGAAAATTGTACGGCGTGTAACGCTTGTGTCGAGGCTTGTCCCGTCGATAGACTTAACGACTTCAACTTCGGTATGGACTCGACGAAGGCCGTTTACTTGCCGCATCAAATGGCATTTCCGATGAGGTACGTTATCGATGAAAAAGCCTGCAAAGGGTCTTCGTGCGCGAAGTGTGTCGAGGCTTGCAAGTACGATGCCATCGATTTGGAGATGGGGGCCGATACCGTTAACTTCAGAGTAGGTTCGGTGGTATGGGCGACCGGTTGGCAGCCGTACGAGGCATCACAGATAGAGACACTCGGCTCCGGCAAGGTGCCGAACGTCGTCACCAATATGATGATGGAGAGGCTGGCGGCCGGCAACGGCCCGACCGGTGGTCAAATCCAAAGGCCGTCAGACGGGAAAGTCCCCGAGACCATCGCGTTCGTACAGTGCGCGGGCTCAAGAGACGAGAATCATCTGGCATATTGCTCGTATATTTGCTGCATGGCTTCGCTGAAGCAGGCGACCTATATACTCGAGCGGAACCCCAAAGCCAAAGTTTACATATACTATATCGACCTCCGGACCCCCGGCAGGTACGAGAAGTTCTTAAAGAATATCGAGGCCAACGAGAACGTGGTCATGATAAAAGGAAAAGTCGCCAATATCACGGCGGACCCGGAATCGGGCGACCCGGTGGTCGTGGCGGAAGACATTCTCGGCGGCGGCCTGATAAGGCAGAGAGTCGATATGGTCGTACTCGCTACCGGCATGCAGCCTTCGACCGCCGAGAAGAAGGCGCCGCTTGATTTCAAATATGACGAGCATGGGCTAATCCTAGAAGATCCACAGGCAGTCGGGGTTTACGTTACCGGGTGCGCCAAAAATCCGGTAGATGTTACCTCGGGCGTAAAGGATGCTACCGGAGCGGCATTGAAGGCCATTCAAACTATGGTGAGGAGGTAGCGCTGTGGAGAAGAAACTAGGAATATATATCTGCACAGGCTGTAGTATAGGGGACGCCCTCGATATCGAGAAACTGACGGCTCTTGCGGGGACGCAGGGCGCCGCCGTCGTCAAGACAGACGAGTTTCTTTGCGGGGACGAAGGCGCCAAGGTAATAGAGAATGACATCTCGGGAGAGGGCGTAAACACGGTCGTTATCGCGGCGTGTTCGCAACGTGTCAACTTCGATGTCTTCAACTTCCCCGATACGATAATCGAACGTGTTAATTTGCGCGAGCATGTCGCGTGGTCGCATACGCCAAACGACGAAGATACCCAGATGCTCGCCGAGGACTACCTGAGAATGGGGGTAGCCAAAGCGAAAAGAATGGAGCTTCCCGAGCCGCATATCGAAGAGGACATCTCGAGGACGGTTCTCGTCATCGGCGGCGGTATCTCGGGCTTGACGGCCGCGTTAGAGGTCGCCAAGACCGGCTACGACGCGGTCTTAGTCGAGAAAGAAGCGGAACTCGGCGGCTTCATGAATAAGATGCATAAAGTCGTCCCGAGAAGGTATCCGTTCGCCAAGCTCGAGGCCCCGAGCATCGGCGCGGTTATAGGTGAGGTTACGGGCGACCCGAATATCAAAGTATACACTTCGTCGCAGGTCGAGAAGGTAGAGGGGCAGCCCGGTAAGTTCAAAGTCACAATCGCTTCGCCGCAAGGCGCGGTCGAGACGCCGGCCGGCGCGGTCATCATGGCGAGCGGCTGGAGGCCGTATGACGCGAACAAGCTCGACAATTACGGCTTCGGGCAGTTCCCGAACGTTATAACGAACGTAATGATGGAAGAGATGGCCAAGAACGGCCCGATAACTCGCCCGTCGGACGGCGCGCCCGCGAAAAGTGTCGCTTTCATACAGTGCGCGGGCCAGAGGGACGAAGAACACCTGCCATATTGTTCATCGGTATGCTGCTTGGGTTCGTTGAAGCAAGCGACTTATGTTCGCGAGAAAGACGCGAACGCGAAAGCATATATATTTTATAAAGACATGAGGACACCCGGCCAGTACGAACTCTTCTATAAGAGCGCGCAGGACGACGAGGGCATCTTCATGACAAAGGGTAATGTCACCAGCGTAGGCGAGGGCGACGGCAACAGCCTCGTCGTCGAAGTCGAAGAGACCTTGCTCGGCGAGCCGGTCAAGGTCGGCGTCGATTTGCTCGTGCTGGCTACCGGTATGGTTCCGACCACCGTCGACGACCCGGTTCTGAACCTGGCTTACAGACAAGGCCCGGGCCTTCCCGACCTCGAACTCTACAACGGGTTCGCCGATTCGAATTTCATCTGTTTCCCGTATGAGAGCAGAAGAACCGGCGTCTTCCCGACCGGTGGAGTTAAGATGCCGCTGAGCGGGGCAGAGAGCATCGAAGATGCGACCGGTGCGGCGCTCAAAGCTATCCAGGTCATCGAATCGGTAGCGGTCGGCAAGGCCGTTCACCCGAGGTCCGGCGACTCGACATATCCGGAGTTCTTCCTCCAAAGGTGCACGCAGTGTAAGCGTTGCACGGAGGAGTGCCCGTTCGGCACGCTCGATGAGGACGAGAAGGGCACGCCGCTGCCGAATCCGAACCGCTGCAGGCGATGCGCAATCTGCCTAGGCGCTTGTCCGGAGAGGATCATCAACTTCAAGAACTACAGTATCGATATCTTAGCCTCGGCCATTAAGGCGATCCATGTCCCGGAAGAAGAAGAAAACAAGCCGCGCGTAATAGCGTTTGTCTGCGAAAACGACGCGTATCCGGCCTTCGACATGGCCGGCATCAACCGTCTGCAGTATAATCCAAACGTCAGGATGATACCGGTACGCTGCTTGGGCTCGGTGAACACGGTTTGGATCGCCGACTCGTTGTCGGCCGGCATCGACGGCATCATGATGATCGGATGCAAATACGGCGATGATTACCAGTGCCACTTCGCGAAAGGTAGCGAGCTTGCCAATTACAGGATGGAGAAAGTCCAGGAGA
Encoded proteins:
- a CDS encoding sulfurtransferase TusA family protein translates to MQADEVLNAQGDVCPMPILKTKKAMDKLSTGQVLLLQSTDPGSHQDLVSWCERTGNKLVKHEEKDGVYSYWVEKK
- the aprB gene encoding adenylyl-sulfate reductase subunit beta; amino-acid sequence: MPSFVIKEKCDGCKGQDKTACMYICPHDLMTLDKDGSETGTEMKAYNQEPEQCWECYNCVKICPQQAIEVRAYADFAPLGASVIPMRGTDSIMWTVKFRNGVLKRFKFPIRLVPEGSVDPYAGTPEPNFDDIKKPGFFNYPL
- a CDS encoding adenylyl-sulfate reductase subunit alpha, translated to MEKEVNNFQFVEKPEVVEIETDLLFIGGGMAGAGAAFEACRWANAKGLKVVMLDKAAVDRSGAVAQGLSAINTYIGENDVQDYVRYVRADLMGITREDLVWDLGRVIDNSVHLFEEWGLPIWKRADDGSSMDGFQARDAGKALLKDGGAPVRSGKWQIMINGESYKAIVGEVAKLALESNRQATGMDQNLYERVFTTRLLLDANVPNRVAGAIGFSVRENKVYVVKANATLNGAGGAVNIFRPRSVGEGMGRAWFPVWNSGSGYAMGIQAGAELTLMENRFVPMRFKDGYGPVGAWFLFFKATATNALGEDYCVKYADHLKEMYAPYDSPMTTNLRNHAAMLDMKAGNGPIWMHTDKALQEMAKTMDAKKLKHLEAEAWEDFLDMTIPQAGLWAANNIEPDKVPSELMPSEPYLLGSHAGCAGFWCSGPGDIPGAPADWSWGYNRMSTVDGLFMAGDVVGASGHKFSSGSHAEGRIAAKSMVSWCLDHADYKPAVKESIDDLVAEIYLPMEIYGKYKQYTTSPDNVDVNPNYIKPRMLQFRLMKIMDEYVGGVSTWYVTSKTMLDEGLARLALLKEDSARMAAKDLHELLRCWENYHRIWAAEAHARHILFREETRYPGYYYRGDFPKINDTDWKCFNNSKFDPNTGDWVNFKKDYVKLVD
- a CDS encoding CoB--CoM heterodisulfide reductase iron-sulfur subunit A family protein, producing the protein MSEEKNLGSILVVGGGISGLTTAIEAAEVGYDVYLVEKNPYLGGRVAQLNKYFPKLCPPACGLEINFQRIRKNPKVKYLTMAEVESISGQPGDYDVTVKVKARKVNENCTACNACVEACPVDRLNDFNFGMDSTKAVYLPHQMAFPMRYVIDEKACKGSSCAKCVEACKYDAIDLEMGADTVNFRVGSVVWATGWQPYEASQIETLGSGKVPNVVTNMMMERLAAGNGPTGGQIQRPSDGKVPETIAFVQCAGSRDENHLAYCSYICCMASLKQATYILERNPKAKVYIYYIDLRTPGRYEKFLKNIEANENVVMIKGKVANITADPESGDPVVVAEDILGGGLIRQRVDMVVLATGMQPSTAEKKAPLDFKYDEHGLILEDPQAVGVYVTGCAKNPVDVTSGVKDATGAALKAIQTMVRR
- a CDS encoding hydrogenase iron-sulfur subunit — translated: MEKKLGIYICTGCSIGDALDIEKLTALAGTQGAAVVKTDEFLCGDEGAKVIENDISGEGVNTVVIAACSQRVNFDVFNFPDTIIERVNLREHVAWSHTPNDEDTQMLAEDYLRMGVAKAKRMELPEPHIEEDISRTVLVIGGGISGLTAALEVAKTGYDAVLVEKEAELGGFMNKMHKVVPRRYPFAKLEAPSIGAVIGEVTGDPNIKVYTSSQVEKVEGQPGKFKVTIASPQGAVETPAGAVIMASGWRPYDANKLDNYGFGQFPNVITNVMMEEMAKNGPITRPSDGAPAKSVAFIQCAGQRDEEHLPYCSSVCCLGSLKQATYVREKDANAKAYIFYKDMRTPGQYELFYKSAQDDEGIFMTKGNVTSVGEGDGNSLVVEVEETLLGEPVKVGVDLLVLATGMVPTTVDDPVLNLAYRQGPGLPDLELYNGFADSNFICFPYESRRTGVFPTGGVKMPLSGAESIEDATGAALKAIQVIESVAVGKAVHPRSGDSTYPEFFLQRCTQCKRCTEECPFGTLDEDEKGTPLPNPNRCRRCAICLGACPERIINFKNYSIDILASAIKAIHVPEEEENKPRVIAFVCENDAYPAFDMAGINRLQYNPNVRMIPVRCLGSVNTVWIADSLSAGIDGIMMIGCKYGDDYQCHFAKGSELANYRMEKVQETLNRLVLESDRVKILQLAIDDYDKLPSIIDEYMEQLDGFGPNPYKGF